The genome window AGCAACCCTAAAGAAATTGAAATTTTGAAAAATAAGACCGTCGCCAAGATAACAGAAGATATTGAAAATTTCCATTTCAATACGGCTATTTCTGCTTTGATGGTGTTGTTTAATGAAATCAGCAAATTGCAATCTGTCAGTCAAGATACGTTTGAAACGTTCTTAAAACTACTGCATCCGTTTGCTCCACACATCACCGAAGAAATTTGGCAAACCAGCGGACATGCAGACTTCTTGGTCAAGCAAACTTGGCCGAAAGCCGATGCGGATATCATTGCTCAAGAAATGGTAGAAGTGGGTGTGCAGGTAAACGGAAAAGTAAGAGATCGCATTAAAGTCGTGGCCACTGCTTCTAAAGAAGAAATGGAAAAAGCCGCCCTGTCCTCCGAAAAAGTACAAAAATACTTGGAAGGTTGTGAAATCAAAAAAATCATCGTGGTACCGGCGCGTATTATCAGCATTATTGCAGCGCCCAAAAAATAGGAGAATTTGATGAAAAAACTAATATTATCTGTTTTATGTGCTTTGTGCGTCGTGGGTTGTGCCAGCGAGGGGGCCTATTATAAACCTCAAGCCCAAATTATGCCGCAGCATATACGCAAAATCGCTATCCGCCCTATTTTAAATAAAACAGAAATTTTTGCTATGGAAGACAAATTATATATTCGTTTATATGATGAGTTTTTAAAAAATGGCAGTTATCAAGTAGTCAATGAAAACAATGGTGCCGAAGGGGTTATCGTATCCACCATCACGCGCTATTTAAACGTACCTATTCAATACGATAGCCAGCTCATTCCTACCGTCTACAAAATGGACGTATGGCTTGATGTAGTGCTGATGGACAAATCCACCAACACTCCTGTCTGGAGAGAGCCGGCTTTCTTAGGCACGCAGACTTATTCCGCCTCTACCTTGCCGGGTGGCCTGACCGAACAACAAGCCCGCGAACGTATTTGGGAAAAACTTTCCAAAGATATTGTCAAACGTACGGTAGACGGTTTTGGTTCTGTTATGAGCGAAAGCAAAAAGAAAGTCATGCAGAACCCACAATACACCACCATCACACAATAATGTCCAAATCTACGATTTCCAAACTGCAACAATCTTTAGCTAAAGGCATGGTCTCCCCCGTTTATCTACTAACGGGGGAAGATCTTTTCCGCAAGCAGGAAATCATCAAGAAAATTACGGCCATTGTTCAACCGGACGATTTTAATATTTTCAGTTCTTCTGCCGATAAAGCCGATTTGACCGAAGTTTTGGCTCTGGCCAATACGGCACCTGTTTTTTCACAACGGCGCCTTGTGATATTGACCGGCATTGAAAAACTGCGCAAAGATCCCAAAGAAGCTATTATCCGCTATTTGCAAAACCCGCTAGAAACTACTGTTCTTATTTTAACTCATGACGACAGCAAAAAATTCAAAACAGAAAAAGTACTCTCCTCAGTAGCGGCCGATCACGGAGAATTGGTAAATTTTGATGAATTGAAAAGAGACGATCTGGCTATTTGGGTGAAAGAGCGCCTTAAAGAAAAAGGATTAACGGGCGAATTTGAAGCGGTAGAAACCTTGTGTGAAGCAGTGGGAGCAGATTTAAATGCTTTATCACAGGAAATAGAAAAATTAGCCCTTTATACGGCTGATCGAGAAAACAAAAACATTTCCAAAAGCGATGTTTTGGCCGGGGTTGGATTTTCAAAAGAAGAAAATCCGTTTGATTTATCCAACGCCGTTCAGTATATGAACAAGAACAAAGCCATCGACTTGATAGAAAAACTTTTAGACTCCGGAGAGGACCCTGTGGGTGTCTTAGGCAAAATTTCTTATCCGGTGCTCAAAATGGCACGTATTAAACGCATGGCTAATGCCGGCATGGCTCCGGCCGAAATTACACGTGCAGCTGGACTCATGTTTTGGGAAAACTCTCTTGTCAATAATGCACGCAATTTCCCGAGCGAAGACACTTTTTTAAAAACCTTAGATAAAATTATAGAGGCTGACAAATCCTTTAAAACCTCTACTGCGTCAGATCCCAAAAATACACTCAAATCAATTATAATGACCCTTTTTCCGGGTCGTTAACCATTAATCTCTAAACTATTATCCGAACCTCCTCAAAACAGGAGGTTTTATTAATCTATAAATAAAACTCAACAAAAAACCCGCCTTTTCAGGCGGGTTTAAATTATCCGTTTAGACTTATTTGGCTTTTTTAGCAGCAGTCTTTTTGACCGGAGCTTTAACGCCTTTGTTTACGGCTTTGGCCAAGCGGGATTTTTTGCGGGCCGCAGTTTTCCAATGAATGGTTTTCTTTTTAGCGGCTTTATCAATGCTGGACGCAGCCAATTTCAAGTCTTCCGCTACGGTGGCGGATTCGGCCTTTACAGCGGCGAGCACTTTCTTGGTGGTGACGCGCACTTTTTTCATCAGGCCTTTGTTCTGAGAATTTCTTTTCTCAGCTTGTCTTTGCGCTTTTAAAGCGCCGGTATGTCTACCAGTTTTCAATTTTGCCATTTTTAATTAATTCCTCGCGAGAAATCTCTCTTGGTATATATTTTACCCTATTTTATAGACGGGGGTCAACCGAAAATCAAACTCCGGGCCGCTTCACACACCAGAAGCCCCGTCAGTTCTTATGTATATTAAACCATTTTTTCCCCCTGTTTGGCAAATGGTATAAATGCTAGAATATGGCATGGACCCGAGAATAGAGTTGTTGCCTAAAAAAGCCGGTGTATATATCATGCGCTCTAAAGAGGGCACGGTTATCTATGTCGGAAAAGCCAAAAACTTGGCTGACCGCGTAAAACAGTACTTTCAAGACAGCAATTTATACTCTCGCGGTTGGAAATTGCCCTGCCTGCTCCCCATGATTTGGAAAATTGATTATGTGACCACCGCTTCGGAACGCGATGCCTTAGTCTTAGAAGAAAAACTGATCAAAAAGTATCAACCTTTTTTTAATTCACTCGGAAAAGACGGCAAACAATACCCTTATTTAAAACTATCCATGAGTGAGGATTTCCCACGCCTAAGTGTTGTACGCAGAAAAACAGTGGGAAAAGATTTGTTTTTCGGTCCTTATCCAAAAGCCAGCATCGTACGCAATTTGATGCGCTTTTTATGGAAAAGCAAATATGCCCCGTTGCGTCCTTGTAAGTGGAATTTTTCACGCGAAAAAGAACTGCAACCACATAAGATAAATACGTGTCTTTACTTTCACACGGGGCAATGTTCTGCCCCATGCACAGGTAAAATTTCCTACGAAGACTACCGGCAGGTGGCTCAACGAATGGCCCTATTTTTAGAAGGAGATTTTAAAGATATTACCCAACAAATCACCTCTTTAATGAAAGCATCTTCCGATGAAATGAAATACGAACAAGCCGCCGTCTACCGCAACTTTTTACAAGCCTTAGACCACATGAGAGAGCGTGTAATTGTGGGAGAATATAAAGATGAAAAAATATCACAAGCCATTGCTAACTCGGACAAATTAAAACGTTTGGCACACATTGTTGGACTAACGCGATTACCGGCGCATATTGAGGCTTTTGACAATTCTCACTTGTTCGGGAGAGAAGCAGTGGGGTGCATGGTATGTTATGTTAATGGGGAGAAAAATCACGAACATTATCGCAAATTTAAAATTCGCTCCAAATTGCCCGAAAAAGGCGGAAGTGATTTTACTATGATGCAGGAAAGCATATACCGCCGTTTACGCCAAATCAAAAAAGATCCCGCACAAAAACCGGACTTAATTTTATTAGATGGCGGAAAAAGTCAAATTACAGCCGCTTTAAATGCCTGTGAAAAAGCGGGATTATATATTCCGATGATTTCTCTGGCAGAAACGCACGAAGGTATTTATGTGCCTGGACAAGAAGAAAGTATCAAACTTCCTCTGGGAGACCCTGCATTAAATATGCTCATGGAAATTCGAGATGAAGTACATCGCTTCGCCGTCACCTATCACCGCAAACTGCGCGACAAAGCCACCCTTTCCAACAAAGGACATCTTGCTTAATTCACAAAAAACCGCGTAAAACAGAAAGTTTTACGCGGTTTAAAGAGTGTTTCGATCTTCTATTTAAAAGAAGTTTGTCCCGTTTTTTGGGTCAAGTATCCCTTTAAGCCGGAGGGATCAGCACTATGCAACATAGCCTCTTGGAAGGAAATTCTCTTTTGAATATACAAATCTCCTAAGGTTTGGTTCATCGTCACCATACCGATACCGGCATTGGTTTGCATGGTACTCATGATTTGCTCCGCCTTACCATCGCGAATCAAGTTGCGCACAGCAGAGTTGGCAATCAACACTTCCGCCGCCAAAACACGTTTTCCATCTAAAGTGGGTATAAGTTGTTGAGAGATAACGGCTTCCAACACAAAGGACAACTGCGTGCGAACCTGCGGTTGCTGATTGGGCGGAAAGACGTCAATAATACGGTTAATAGATTGGATAGCATCATTCGTGTGCAATGTAGCAAACACCAAGTGGCCCGTTTCAGCCAATGTCAAACAGGCTTCAATAGTTTCAATATCGCGCAACTCACCTACCAGAATAATATCCGGATCTTCGCGCAAGAAGTGTTTCAAAGCCGCTTGGAAGGAATGTGTATCTGCCCCTACTTCACGTTGGTTGATGATACTGCGTTTATGCGGATGCACAAACTCAATAGGATCTTCTACCGTAATAATATGATTGCTTTCTCTTTCGTTGAGATAGTTAATCATACTGGCCAAAGAGGTAGATTTACCGGATCCGGTGGCACCGGTCACCAAGACCAAGCCTTTATTAAGTTTCATCAAATTATAAACAACGGCCGGCAAACCAAGTTGTTCAAAGGTTTTAAATTCGTTGGGAATGGAACGCAAAGCCGCCGCGACACAACCTTTCTGTTTATAAACGTTTACACGCAAACGGCCCAAACTTTTTAAACCGAAAGAAAAGTCACACTCTAGGGTTTCTTCAAAGGTCTGACGTTGATCATCTGTCATGATAGAGTAAATCAGTTGTTGTGCCGTTTCCGGAGTAAGGGCTTCATATTGGCCCAATTGATACAAGCGACCTTGCACACGGAGCACCGGCGGCACACCGACCGTCAAGTGAATATCGGAGGCGTTGTTCTTTTTCATTATTTGGAACAAGTCGTCCATGATAATTGTTTTATATTTACCCGTTTCTTCGGTTTGAGTTTGTTGCACGTTTTCTGACATAAAACCCTCTCTTATCTGATCTTACCCACTAAATCAAGTGTAATATTATTTAAAGCACCGGTCAATTTTTTCTTAGCCACATTTACCTGAAAGACATATACTATCGGTTCTTTCCGCGTTTTGGCTAAGCGATACTTCACTACATATACATCTTTATGCAAAGGCTCTGCAGACCAAGAGGCTGCATAACCGCTTTGCAGTTCATTTTGATAACGTTGTTGCAAATATTCACTTATCGTCACATTTTCTTGCGTCAAAAAATATTGTTGCACTATTTCCTTAGCCAACTCCACAGGGTTTTTTGTTTGTTGGTTCTGCATCGCCGCGATGAGCTCTTTAGCAGAAACAGGGCTTTGCTTTTCCGGCTTTACCTCTACCTTTTCAATGCCAGGCTGTTGCACCGTTTCTTCTTCCGGTATAAGCAAATTCAAAACAATACCGCTCAACACAAACAATCCACCCAACAACACTACCATCTTCCATTTGCTTTGAGGCTTCTGTTTGACCACTCTGTGTTGCAGGCTATCTTCTGCCTGTTCTGCCGTTGCAGGCTGTTTGGTCGCTTCAGCAGGAACTTCTTTTATCGGCTCCGGAATTTCGCTTCGTTGCGTATCCACCCGCAAGGTCCCCTCTAAAATTGTTTTTACGGTATGATCGTTGGGGTCATCTTCTTGTTCCGGCACAATCAATTCTTGCTCAGTGGGCGGCTCTGTTTTTTCGGGGTCTTGCTCAGGGGCAATTTCCAACTGATGCGGGGGAAGCGGTTCCTCTAATTTTGAAGGCCCTTGCCCAACCACTTTTAAAGGAGCTGCCTGCTGTAAATCCGGCAAAGAACGCATCAAACGTTCTTGCGTTTCTTGATCAGATTCTATCAATGTTTTATCGGAAAATAAATTTTCGTCCAATTCTTCCGGTGCCGATTTGGGGGCAAACTCATCAAACGGGTCTTCCACTTCGGAAGACGGAGAAATGCCGGGTTCTGATTTTTCAAACTGATTTTGAATAGCGCGAGACAAACTCATATCTGAGTTCTCTTTCGGGTCGGGTATACCTAAAATATTTCCCAAATCCCCACTGCGCATCGTATTAAAATATTCTTCCAACGGATTTACTTTGGAAATTGTACGAGCAACGGGTTCCATTTCCCAATTTGTTTCTTCTTTAGGCTGTATATCTTCCGGTGCAGGTTCTTCCGCCGGTTGCAAAAGAGGCATTTGAGAAGAAGATTTCAAAGAATCTTCGGCCTTTTTTGGCTCGGCCGGCTCATCTTGCTTCTTCATTTCTTCCGAAGCCTGCAACAATAATGCAGAAATTTTACGCCCCGTTGAAGACGTGGGAACAGATGATGCTTCTTCCACGTGAGGCAAATTTTCTGTTTTTTGAGGCTCCCTTGTTTGAGAATCGGTTGTTTCTTGCGGTAAATGGAAAGAGGCAGCATCTGTTGGGATCGGCAGTTTCTCCACAACTTCCAGAGAAGACAATTCAGACATAACATTATCCATTGCCCTTAAAAACTGCTCAGACTGAGCCGTAGTGACGGCATCTTCGTTTTCTTCTTCCGCTTCTTTCACAGATGAGCTGAAGCCAAACTCCTCATAGGCTCCGGCTTCCTTCCAATAAGATTCTTCATCACTGTACTCATCGGGACAAACCAAACTGTGCGCACCAAACCCTGCGCGCGCCAACAACTCTTGCGCCGAGAAAGGTCCCACCACATCTCCACCCTCAAAGAGACAGTATTTTCTCATATTTATTTACAATATTGTTGTGCCGCTTGCAAACGGGCTACCACCGTTTCTTTGCCCATATACTCAAGCATTTTAAATAAGGTCGGTCCATGTGTGCGGCCGGATACGGACACGCGCACCGGATGGAACACTTGACCGGCTTTATAGCCGTTTTCTTTGGCAAAAGCACGAGTGGCCGCTTCTAAAGAAGCTTCCGTAAAGTCTGCCAACTCGCTATAAGTTTTAGCAATACCTTCCAATACGGCTTTTGCTTCCGGTTTGGCAAATACTTTATCTAAGGCTTCCTGTTCAAAAACAGGGGCTTCAAAGAAAAAGCGAATCAAGTCCGGAATTTCGGTCAACAATTTATATTTTTCTTGTTCCAAACCTACAATGCCTTCCAATTGTTCTCGGCTGACTTGGCTGATATCAATGCCGGCTTTTTCGATAAAAGGCAAGGCATAATCGGTTAATTTAGAAATGGGGGTTTGGCGGATATATTCGCCATTCATCCAATTTAATTTTTCAGGGTCCATGACGGCAGGGCTTGGCTGACAACCGGCGATATCAAACTTGGCCTCCAACTCCCCTTCAGCAAACAATTGTTGAGAGTCACTGGTAGCCCAACCGAGCAAGGCCAAGTAATTTTTCAAGGCTTCGGGCAAATAACCCATATTGCGGAATTCAACCACATTGGTGGCCCCATGACGTTTGGAGAGTTTTTTTCCATCGGGTCCATGAATCATAGACAGGTGAGCAAAAACAGGCTCTTTCCACCCCAAAGCGCGGTAAATTTGGATTTGGGCCGGCGTGTTGGAAATATGGTCATCCCCACGCACCACATG of Elusimicrobiaceae bacterium contains these proteins:
- a CDS encoding excinuclease ABC subunit UvrC, yielding MLEYGMDPRIELLPKKAGVYIMRSKEGTVIYVGKAKNLADRVKQYFQDSNLYSRGWKLPCLLPMIWKIDYVTTASERDALVLEEKLIKKYQPFFNSLGKDGKQYPYLKLSMSEDFPRLSVVRRKTVGKDLFFGPYPKASIVRNLMRFLWKSKYAPLRPCKWNFSREKELQPHKINTCLYFHTGQCSAPCTGKISYEDYRQVAQRMALFLEGDFKDITQQITSLMKASSDEMKYEQAAVYRNFLQALDHMRERVIVGEYKDEKISQAIANSDKLKRLAHIVGLTRLPAHIEAFDNSHLFGREAVGCMVCYVNGEKNHEHYRKFKIRSKLPEKGGSDFTMMQESIYRRLRQIKKDPAQKPDLILLDGGKSQITAALNACEKAGLYIPMISLAETHEGIYVPGQEESIKLPLGDPALNMLMEIRDEVHRFAVTYHRKLRDKATLSNKGHLA
- the rpsT gene encoding 30S ribosomal protein S20, producing the protein MAKLKTGRHTGALKAQRQAEKRNSQNKGLMKKVRVTTKKVLAAVKAESATVAEDLKLAASSIDKAAKKKTIHWKTAARKKSRLAKAVNKGVKAPVKKTAAKKAK
- the holA gene encoding DNA polymerase III subunit delta, which gives rise to MSKSTISKLQQSLAKGMVSPVYLLTGEDLFRKQEIIKKITAIVQPDDFNIFSSSADKADLTEVLALANTAPVFSQRRLVILTGIEKLRKDPKEAIIRYLQNPLETTVLILTHDDSKKFKTEKVLSSVAADHGELVNFDELKRDDLAIWVKERLKEKGLTGEFEAVETLCEAVGADLNALSQEIEKLALYTADRENKNISKSDVLAGVGFSKEENPFDLSNAVQYMNKNKAIDLIEKLLDSGEDPVGVLGKISYPVLKMARIKRMANAGMAPAEITRAAGLMFWENSLVNNARNFPSEDTFLKTLDKIIEADKSFKTSTASDPKNTLKSIIMTLFPGR
- a CDS encoding glutamate--tRNA ligase; protein product: MTVRVRFAPSPTGFLHIGGVRTALFNYLFAKRNNGTFLLRIEDTDEERSTQASTDAIFEGMQWMKLNWDEGPMPDGTNKGPDTPYYQAMRADQGIYKKYIDQLIAEGKAYKCYCTAEELEENRQKCIAEHRPPKYSGKCRDLTPEQQKELEAQGRKYVIRFRMPEEGDVEWEDMIRGHVKFASKDLYDLVIQKTSGYPTYNFAVVVDDHLMRMTHVVRGDDHISNTPAQIQIYRALGWKEPVFAHLSMIHGPDGKKLSKRHGATNVVEFRNMGYLPEALKNYLALLGWATSDSQQLFAEGELEAKFDIAGCQPSPAVMDPEKLNWMNGEYIRQTPISKLTDYALPFIEKAGIDISQVSREQLEGIVGLEQEKYKLLTEIPDLIRFFFEAPVFEQEALDKVFAKPEAKAVLEGIAKTYSELADFTEASLEAATRAFAKENGYKAGQVFHPVRVSVSGRTHGPTLFKMLEYMGKETVVARLQAAQQYCK
- a CDS encoding type IV pilus twitching motility protein PilT, with product MSENVQQTQTEETGKYKTIIMDDLFQIMKKNNASDIHLTVGVPPVLRVQGRLYQLGQYEALTPETAQQLIYSIMTDDQRQTFEETLECDFSFGLKSLGRLRVNVYKQKGCVAAALRSIPNEFKTFEQLGLPAVVYNLMKLNKGLVLVTGATGSGKSTSLASMINYLNERESNHIITVEDPIEFVHPHKRSIINQREVGADTHSFQAALKHFLREDPDIILVGELRDIETIEACLTLAETGHLVFATLHTNDAIQSINRIIDVFPPNQQPQVRTQLSFVLEAVISQQLIPTLDGKRVLAAEVLIANSAVRNLIRDGKAEQIMSTMQTNAGIGMVTMNQTLGDLYIQKRISFQEAMLHSADPSGLKGYLTQKTGQTSFK